One Cryobacterium psychrophilum DNA segment encodes these proteins:
- a CDS encoding FecR family protein has translation MSASATKVTLASESGNPSEVKETGTAHAGDIVQTDSAGKAQLDYPDGSLTRLGPDSKFTIDELDSATAQRTAVTLDVGQSWHRVKKLVAEGAQYEVTTPVGTASVRGTAFAVVCEGNSSCAFTVIEGLVQVKTKDGTLIDVHPFEKVTVPENTAAVPYPMDAVQADEWIMNNLELDGIELADSAAAAGPDAEWKASLDGVWSMAITITSETAENRQGNVGTTVTRVWTVTTGQCTADSCAVSISSDSGNTLPAMLSAAGLTVNPSNGFAPCLDSVTGETLSDKGYTTEFEYVLAQDGTEQVDGVPTVTSYSGIFTSVWTLADPVACAGAPESATSVGSVALVRADG, from the coding sequence GTGAGCGCATCCGCCACGAAAGTAACGTTGGCGTCCGAGTCGGGGAATCCCTCGGAGGTGAAAGAGACAGGCACTGCCCACGCGGGCGATATCGTCCAAACCGACTCGGCAGGTAAAGCGCAGCTGGACTATCCCGACGGATCTCTCACACGCCTGGGCCCTGACAGTAAGTTCACCATCGACGAGCTCGATTCCGCTACAGCGCAGCGGACGGCGGTCACACTCGACGTCGGCCAGAGCTGGCATCGAGTCAAGAAGCTCGTCGCAGAGGGTGCGCAGTATGAGGTGACGACGCCGGTCGGTACTGCGTCCGTTCGCGGCACAGCATTCGCCGTCGTCTGCGAGGGCAATTCCAGTTGTGCGTTCACTGTCATCGAAGGGCTCGTACAGGTGAAAACCAAGGACGGGACGCTAATTGACGTGCACCCGTTCGAGAAGGTGACTGTGCCCGAGAACACCGCGGCCGTGCCGTACCCGATGGACGCTGTACAGGCCGACGAGTGGATAATGAATAACCTCGAACTCGACGGCATCGAGCTCGCCGACTCAGCGGCAGCCGCTGGCCCTGACGCGGAGTGGAAAGCCTCCCTCGACGGGGTATGGAGCATGGCCATAACCATCACCAGTGAGACCGCGGAAAACAGGCAAGGGAACGTCGGAACAACCGTCACGCGGGTTTGGACAGTGACCACTGGCCAGTGCACGGCCGACTCCTGTGCTGTCTCTATCTCTTCCGATAGCGGCAACACGCTTCCGGCAATGTTGAGCGCAGCCGGGCTGACCGTGAATCCGAGTAATGGATTCGCTCCATGCCTTGACAGTGTTACTGGGGAGACGCTGTCGGACAAAGGGTACACAACCGAGTTTGAGTACGTGTTAGCTCAGGACGGGACCGAACAAGTCGACGGTGTCCCGACAGTCACGTCCTACTCGGGGATATTCACGTCGGTGTGGACTTTGGCCGATCCGGTTGCATGCGCTGGAGCCCCAGAGTCGGCAACATCTGTAGGGTCAGTCGCGCTAGTGAGAGCCGACGGCTGA
- a CDS encoding Crp/Fnr family transcriptional regulator, with product MLWLEVLPENERARIEPSFLRRTFKRGETVLLQGEPSANVYVVDSGHAAVKVSTPHGESLTVTVLGPNSSFGEIAALTEDEIRTSTVVALDALAVRVLPHRVFDELRRRVPAVDTAIAQSLARRLQNLSDRMAEATFETVQRRVGLRLVELADAFAESSTSASLPLTQDDLAGIVGATRPTVNQVIGTLVTAHLVTVGRGHLDIPDVSALRRYLR from the coding sequence ATGCTGTGGTTGGAAGTCCTACCCGAAAACGAGCGCGCCCGCATCGAGCCATCGTTCCTTCGCCGTACGTTTAAGCGCGGTGAGACCGTTCTCCTGCAAGGCGAGCCGAGTGCCAATGTTTACGTGGTCGACTCCGGCCACGCGGCGGTGAAGGTCTCAACTCCACACGGCGAATCGCTGACCGTGACCGTCCTTGGTCCTAACTCGAGCTTTGGCGAGATCGCCGCCCTGACCGAGGATGAGATCCGAACCTCCACGGTGGTGGCACTTGACGCGTTAGCCGTGCGCGTGCTCCCCCATCGAGTGTTCGATGAGCTCCGCCGCCGCGTACCCGCAGTAGACACCGCTATCGCCCAGTCGCTAGCCCGTCGCCTACAAAATCTCAGCGATCGAATGGCCGAGGCGACGTTCGAGACCGTTCAGCGACGGGTCGGTTTGAGGCTGGTCGAGCTGGCAGACGCCTTCGCAGAGTCAAGCACATCAGCGTCACTACCCCTCACCCAAGACGACCTCGCCGGCATCGTCGGCGCCACCCGCCCCACCGTCAATCAGGTGATCGGCACCCTAGTCACAGCCCATTTAGTCACGGTCGGACGCGGGCATCTTGACATACCCGATGTTTCTGCTCTCCGGCGCTACCTCCGCTGA
- a CDS encoding tyrosine-type recombinase/integrase: MPVTTQVARVKVRGPLVEYRDGFEAELQRLSYLPASMVNQFHLLAHFSYWLEAEGLALEDLTVEQVDAFLDERRRTRTALFSHKAMRPLLGWLAATGVIAEAVAMGALPPEDPAVLVRFEQYLLRERRIGASTTMAYVVRVRRFLATYVPAGGFTALGGAEVTRALLDEGAGRAPASVKKFGYALRSFLRFCFITGELDRDLTGATLVIRNPLPSLLPVGASAAHIETLLTSCDRGTAAGRREYAVVMLLTRLGLRAGEVAGMQLEDIRWHSGEVLIRGKGAKDAYLPLPAEVGEAVVDYLLHSRAADDEVREVFCALRAPRHRLGSSAIWLIVTRACTRAGLQPFGPHQLRHGLAEAMVAAEVPLAGIGQVLRHEDPATTANYARVDVVRLRQLAQPWPGGGELS; encoded by the coding sequence ATGCCGGTTACAACTCAAGTGGCCCGAGTAAAAGTCCGAGGCCCATTGGTGGAGTACAGGGATGGATTCGAGGCTGAGCTGCAGAGGCTGAGCTACCTGCCAGCGTCGATGGTGAACCAGTTCCATTTGCTGGCACATTTCAGTTATTGGCTGGAAGCGGAAGGGCTCGCACTCGAGGATCTGACGGTCGAGCAGGTGGATGCGTTCCTTGACGAACGTCGCAGGACCCGCACGGCGCTTTTCAGCCACAAAGCTATGCGACCGTTGCTGGGGTGGTTGGCCGCGACCGGGGTGATTGCTGAGGCGGTGGCGATGGGCGCATTGCCGCCGGAGGACCCCGCGGTATTGGTGCGGTTCGAGCAGTATCTGCTGCGGGAGCGTCGCATTGGGGCGAGCACCACTATGGCTTATGTCGTGCGGGTCCGACGGTTTTTGGCCACGTATGTGCCGGCTGGCGGGTTCACAGCGCTCGGTGGTGCGGAGGTGACCCGGGCGTTGCTGGATGAGGGTGCGGGTCGGGCACCGGCCTCAGTGAAGAAATTCGGCTACGCACTGCGGTCCTTTTTACGGTTCTGTTTCATCACCGGCGAACTCGACCGTGATCTGACCGGCGCGACGCTAGTGATCCGGAACCCATTGCCCTCCTTGCTTCCCGTGGGCGCCAGCGCAGCGCACATCGAGACGTTGTTGACCAGCTGCGACCGGGGTACTGCGGCGGGGCGGCGCGAATACGCCGTCGTCATGCTGCTGACCCGGCTGGGCCTGCGCGCCGGGGAAGTCGCTGGGATGCAACTGGAGGACATTCGGTGGCATTCCGGGGAGGTCCTCATCCGCGGCAAGGGAGCCAAAGATGCCTACCTTCCCCTTCCCGCAGAGGTTGGGGAGGCCGTCGTGGACTACCTGCTGCACTCTCGCGCGGCGGATGATGAGGTGCGGGAGGTATTCTGCGCCCTCAGAGCACCGCGTCACCGGTTGGGATCCTCGGCGATCTGGCTGATTGTGACTCGCGCCTGCACCCGCGCCGGGTTGCAACCGTTCGGTCCTCACCAGTTGCGCCACGGCTTGGCTGAGGCGATGGTCGCCGCCGAAGTCCCATTGGCCGGCATTGGACAGGTGCTGCGCCATGAGGATCCGGCCACGACCGCGAACTACGCCCGCGTCGACGTGGTGCGATTGCGACAATTGGCACAGCCCTGGCCCGGTGGAGGTGAGCTCTCATGA
- a CDS encoding tyrosine-type recombinase/integrase produces the protein MTWTEDVDDYIRLRRQLGARLHGPEHLLHQFATHLTNASITAITITDAIAWSSVLPAGVTTPPATRASNRMTAVRGFADYMHALDPIHQVPPRGIFSDPLHRTNPYIYCRAEITAVIQAATALKGGSRAQTYPVLFALLAATGMRVGEAIALDGSAVDLDAGVLLISRGKGDPRLVPLHPTVTAALEGYAPWRDDHHDTARARSGAFFSDRAGERLKYAAVLDNWIQASTASGLRTATQQPRMHDLRHTFAVNALLGWYREGVDVAAKMPVLSIYLGHSRPADTYWYISAVPELLAYAATRLESSTARQLGKS, from the coding sequence ATGACCTGGACCGAGGACGTCGATGACTACATCCGCCTACGCCGCCAGCTTGGTGCCCGCCTGCACGGGCCCGAGCACCTGCTCCACCAGTTCGCCACCCACCTCACGAACGCCAGCATCACGGCGATCACGATCACCGACGCAATTGCCTGGTCCAGCGTTCTGCCTGCCGGAGTGACGACCCCGCCGGCGACGCGGGCTTCCAATCGAATGACGGCGGTCCGCGGTTTCGCTGATTACATGCACGCGCTGGATCCGATCCACCAGGTCCCACCGCGTGGGATCTTTTCCGATCCTCTCCATCGCACGAATCCTTACATCTACTGCCGTGCCGAAATCACCGCGGTGATCCAGGCCGCGACCGCGTTGAAAGGGGGCAGCCGAGCCCAGACCTACCCGGTGCTGTTCGCTCTGTTGGCTGCGACGGGAATGCGCGTCGGGGAGGCGATCGCACTCGATGGGTCTGCCGTGGATCTCGACGCCGGGGTGCTGCTGATCAGCCGCGGAAAGGGCGACCCGCGCCTGGTCCCGCTGCACCCGACCGTGACCGCAGCGCTGGAGGGTTATGCACCTTGGCGCGACGACCACCATGACACTGCCCGGGCGCGATCAGGTGCGTTCTTTAGCGACCGAGCAGGTGAGCGGCTGAAATACGCGGCTGTTCTCGATAATTGGATTCAGGCGTCCACGGCGTCAGGACTGCGCACAGCAACACAACAACCCCGGATGCATGACCTGAGGCATACGTTCGCGGTCAACGCTTTGCTGGGCTGGTATCGGGAGGGCGTCGATGTTGCCGCGAAGATGCCTGTCCTGTCCATCTATCTGGGCCACTCCAGACCCGCCGACACTTATTGGTATATCAGTGCCGTTCCGGAGCTGCTCGCTTACGCAGCGACACGGCTGGAGAGCTCGACTGCCCGACAGCTGGGCAAATCATGA
- a CDS encoding tyrosine-type recombinase/integrase has translation MTSLAPLLQVFFTDRLITQRHSSSNTIASYRDTITLLLGYVCAQTGKKASDIDIGDLDADTITGFLHHLEEVRGNSVRTRNTRLAAIHSLFAYAALRNHEHAEAIQRVLAIPAARQRRTIVTWLESAEADALLAACDPGTRTGRRDHALFTLAIQTGLRISELLSLTIADIHTGAGAHVHCLGKGRKERRTPLLPATVTVLKQWITEHGGLPGAPLFTSSTGRGLSRDAIEHRISHTIAIASASCPSLIGKHVSMHTLRHTAAMRLLHAGVDTTVIALWLGHEQIVTTNIYLHADMTLKEAAIAKVTPLSVPAAGRYQPTDTVLAFLAAL, from the coding sequence ATGACGTCTCTCGCACCACTGTTGCAGGTGTTCTTCACTGACCGGCTGATCACTCAACGACACTCCAGCAGCAACACGATCGCCTCTTATCGCGACACCATCACCCTGCTGCTTGGTTACGTCTGCGCACAGACTGGCAAGAAGGCTTCCGATATCGACATCGGTGACCTCGATGCTGACACCATCACCGGGTTCTTGCACCATCTGGAAGAAGTCCGCGGCAACAGCGTCCGCACCCGCAACACCCGTCTGGCCGCTATTCACTCTCTGTTTGCCTATGCCGCTTTGCGCAACCACGAACACGCCGAGGCTATTCAACGAGTCCTGGCGATCCCGGCCGCACGACAACGGCGCACCATCGTGACCTGGCTGGAGTCGGCCGAAGCCGACGCATTACTGGCAGCCTGCGATCCTGGCACCCGCACGGGCCGGCGCGACCACGCTCTATTCACCCTGGCGATCCAGACGGGACTACGCATCAGCGAGCTCCTCAGCCTCACCATCGCAGATATCCACACCGGTGCTGGCGCCCACGTCCACTGTCTCGGGAAAGGCCGCAAGGAACGGCGAACGCCACTGCTTCCCGCTACCGTCACCGTTTTGAAACAGTGGATCACAGAACATGGTGGGCTTCCCGGCGCACCTCTGTTCACCAGTAGCACCGGGCGGGGCCTCAGCCGCGACGCGATCGAACACCGCATTAGCCACACCATCGCTATTGCGTCGGCATCCTGCCCATCATTGATCGGCAAACATGTCAGCATGCACACGCTGCGGCACACCGCCGCGATGCGGCTGCTCCACGCTGGCGTTGACACCACCGTCATCGCGCTTTGGCTCGGCCACGAACAGATCGTCACCACGAACATCTACCTCCACGCTGATATGACGCTAAAGGAAGCCGCGATCGCCAAAGTCACCCCGCTCAGCGTCCCCGCGGCCGGTCGATACCAACCCACCGATACCGTCCTGGCGTTCCTGGCTGCTCTGTGA
- a CDS encoding tyrosine-type recombinase/integrase, producing MSALAPTLQKFFTDRLLTQRQVSPATIAAYRDAFRLLLGFIAETKKLAPASLDFADLDAPTIGAFLTHLETERGNSVRSRNARLAAIHSLFKFAAFQHPEHADLISRVLSIPQKRFDRGIVAFLTKEEVEAILTVPDRGTWLGRRDHALLTVAVQTGLRVAELTGLRREDVVLTVGPHVRCFGKGRKQRSTPLTTGTVATLREWLKAHDAQPGSPLFPSLHGTPMSTDAIEWLVRKYATAAVSLCPSLATKHVTPHVLRHTAAMFLREAGVDISVIALWLGHESITSTQIYMHADLAVKQRALDKTTPLVVTPNRYHPPDSLLAYLDSL from the coding sequence ATGAGCGCCCTCGCCCCCACCCTGCAAAAGTTCTTCACCGACCGCCTTCTCACCCAACGACAGGTCAGCCCGGCCACCATCGCCGCTTACCGCGACGCCTTCCGGCTGCTCCTCGGATTCATCGCGGAGACCAAGAAGCTCGCTCCGGCAAGCCTTGATTTTGCAGACCTCGACGCCCCGACCATCGGAGCGTTTCTGACGCATCTAGAAACCGAGCGGGGCAACAGCGTTCGAAGTCGAAACGCCCGCCTGGCCGCGATTCATTCGCTGTTTAAGTTCGCCGCGTTTCAGCATCCCGAACATGCCGATCTGATTTCGCGGGTCTTGTCGATCCCTCAGAAACGGTTCGATCGGGGAATCGTTGCCTTCCTCACCAAAGAGGAGGTCGAGGCGATCCTCACCGTTCCCGACCGAGGCACCTGGCTCGGTCGTCGCGACCACGCGCTACTGACCGTCGCAGTCCAAACCGGTTTGCGTGTCGCCGAACTTACCGGTCTACGCCGCGAAGACGTTGTGCTGACAGTTGGGCCTCACGTTCGTTGTTTCGGAAAGGGCCGAAAGCAGCGATCCACACCGCTGACCACTGGCACCGTCGCCACGCTGCGGGAGTGGTTAAAAGCGCATGACGCCCAGCCCGGATCACCACTGTTTCCCAGCCTGCACGGCACACCGATGAGCACCGACGCCATTGAATGGCTGGTGAGGAAATATGCCACCGCTGCGGTATCTCTCTGCCCATCGTTGGCGACCAAACATGTCACCCCGCACGTCCTTCGACACACCGCCGCCATGTTCCTACGCGAAGCGGGCGTGGACATCTCGGTAATCGCCCTCTGGCTCGGCCACGAAAGCATCACCTCAACGCAGATCTACATGCACGCCGACCTCGCCGTCAAACAACGCGCCCTGGACAAGACCACGCCACTAGTCGTCACCCCAAACCGCTACCATCCGCCTGATTCGCTGCTCGCCTACCTAGACTCACTCTGA
- a CDS encoding tyrosine-type recombinase/integrase translates to MTNIPAAVDSYLAMRRGLGFKLVDAGSLLPGFVGYLHENGAEHVSTELAVAWAIQPVNAGPIWWRQRLSIVRGFAEYLRNIDPDTEVPPRDLLPAQQQRIAPYFYSAADIEALMAACRLLNPPLRAATYETIVGLLSVTGLRLGEALALNRDDVDKKHLQLVVRQAKGGGRKVPLDDTTLRALQQYFECVDRHFPVPVSPSMFVSIRGTRMNKDSIHATFPHLIDKASLKGRGQRPRPRPHDLRHSYAIRQLIDWHQQHADVDARIPLLSAVLGHTDPASTYWYLQAAPELFAIVGMRLEEFLGELP, encoded by the coding sequence ATGACGAACATTCCCGCAGCGGTTGATTCCTATCTCGCCATGCGTCGTGGTTTGGGCTTCAAACTCGTCGATGCCGGATCGTTGTTGCCTGGCTTCGTTGGCTACCTGCACGAGAACGGGGCCGAGCACGTCAGCACCGAACTGGCCGTCGCCTGGGCAATACAGCCCGTGAACGCCGGTCCGATCTGGTGGCGTCAACGATTGAGTATCGTGCGCGGCTTCGCCGAATACCTGCGCAACATTGACCCGGACACCGAGGTGCCACCACGTGACTTACTGCCGGCGCAACAGCAGCGGATTGCGCCGTATTTCTACTCCGCCGCTGACATCGAAGCGCTGATGGCCGCTTGCCGGCTGCTGAATCCGCCACTGCGCGCCGCCACCTACGAGACGATCGTCGGGTTGCTTTCGGTCACCGGCTTACGACTCGGAGAAGCTCTGGCTCTCAACCGCGACGACGTCGACAAAAAGCACTTACAGCTCGTCGTCCGCCAGGCCAAGGGCGGCGGCCGAAAGGTGCCGTTGGACGATACGACCCTCCGGGCGCTCCAGCAGTACTTCGAGTGTGTCGACCGTCACTTCCCGGTACCGGTGTCGCCGTCGATGTTCGTCTCAATACGGGGAACCCGAATGAATAAGGACTCCATCCACGCCACGTTTCCCCACCTGATCGACAAGGCCAGCCTGAAAGGACGAGGTCAACGACCCCGGCCCCGACCCCATGACCTCCGACACAGCTATGCGATTCGCCAACTGATCGACTGGCATCAACAGCACGCCGATGTCGACGCCCGGATACCGCTGCTCTCTGCCGTCCTCGGACACACCGACCCCGCCTCCACCTACTGGTATCTCCAAGCCGCACCGGAACTCTTCGCAATCGTCGGAATGCGCCTGGAAGAATTCTTGGGAGAGCTTCCATGA
- a CDS encoding tyrosine-type recombinase/integrase — MKQLVEARRAEGRKTLVSVANFSVPIAYLREIGVVPPEAASQFDPVSQILDRYRSYLATERGLVESSILTNLRIAESFCRTRGLPLEELSAAEITAYVAAFCARSSIGWSKKTVTALASFLRFLHVIGVTAQPLAAALPKVAGHRHTVPCELDEGDFTRLLGGCDCSRDVGLRDSAILTLLWRLGLRRAEVAGLRVDDIDWRHGEITIRGKGNHHELLPVPIDVGEAIVRYLHDGHRRVPPGCRALFLQTRAPEGKMTPCGVGDVVARLSRRVGLPTMGAHQLRHGTATQLVRNGASWPEIAQIMRHRSVAVTLSYTTVDPTLTRELARPWPGAR; from the coding sequence GTGAAACAGTTGGTCGAGGCCCGACGGGCCGAGGGGCGAAAGACTTTGGTGTCGGTCGCGAACTTTTCGGTTCCAATCGCGTATCTGCGCGAGATCGGTGTGGTGCCGCCTGAGGCCGCATCGCAGTTCGATCCCGTCTCACAGATCCTTGACCGGTATCGCAGCTATCTGGCCACCGAGCGTGGCCTCGTCGAAAGTTCGATATTGACCAACCTGCGTATCGCCGAGAGTTTCTGCCGCACGCGCGGTCTCCCGTTGGAGGAGCTGTCGGCAGCTGAGATCACCGCCTATGTCGCAGCATTCTGCGCACGCTCGAGTATCGGATGGTCGAAGAAGACAGTGACCGCGTTGGCATCGTTTCTGCGGTTCCTCCACGTCATAGGCGTCACCGCTCAGCCGCTCGCCGCGGCGCTGCCCAAGGTCGCCGGGCACCGTCACACCGTGCCGTGCGAACTCGACGAAGGCGATTTCACACGCCTGCTGGGAGGCTGCGACTGCAGCCGCGACGTCGGATTACGCGACAGTGCGATCCTGACGCTTCTGTGGCGGCTGGGCCTACGCCGCGCTGAGGTGGCCGGGTTGCGAGTCGATGACATCGACTGGCGACATGGTGAAATCACAATTCGGGGCAAAGGCAACCACCACGAGCTTCTCCCCGTCCCCATCGACGTCGGTGAAGCAATCGTGCGCTACCTCCACGATGGTCATCGCCGAGTCCCACCGGGTTGCCGAGCGTTGTTCCTTCAGACGAGAGCGCCAGAAGGCAAGATGACTCCCTGCGGTGTCGGTGATGTCGTGGCGCGCTTGTCCCGTCGCGTCGGACTACCGACGATGGGTGCGCACCAGCTCCGTCACGGCACCGCCACGCAGCTGGTGCGCAACGGCGCTTCATGGCCGGAAATCGCGCAGATCATGCGGCACCGAAGCGTCGCCGTCACCTTGTCCTATACGACCGTCGACCCCACGCTGACTCGCGAGTTGGCACGACCCTGGCCGGGTGCACGATGA
- a CDS encoding Dps family protein, giving the protein MKASAQLGSNLQSILVDMIELHLQGKQAHWSVVGKNFRDLHLQLDEIIDDARLFSDELAERMRALDALPDGRSGTVTTTTHLPAFPEGEIDTTETVALITVRLNTTVDNIRAVHDEVDEEDPTSADILHGFIEKLEQYVWMVSAENRTPRKPTAQDSTRPVGKA; this is encoded by the coding sequence ATGAAGGCATCCGCACAACTCGGCAGCAACTTGCAGTCGATCCTGGTTGACATGATCGAGCTTCACCTTCAGGGCAAGCAGGCGCACTGGAGCGTGGTGGGCAAAAACTTCCGCGATCTGCACCTGCAGCTCGACGAGATCATCGACGACGCCCGTCTGTTCTCCGACGAGCTGGCCGAACGGATGCGTGCCCTTGACGCCTTGCCTGACGGCCGCTCCGGCACAGTGACCACGACCACGCACCTGCCCGCATTTCCCGAGGGAGAGATTGATACGACCGAGACGGTGGCCCTGATCACGGTGCGGCTGAATACCACTGTCGACAACATCCGTGCCGTGCACGACGAGGTCGATGAGGAAGACCCGACCAGCGCCGACATCCTGCACGGCTTCATCGAGAAACTCGAGCAGTACGTTTGGATGGTGAGCGCCGAGAACCGCACACCGCGCAAGCCCACTGCCCAGGACTCCACCCGACCGGTGGGTAAGGCCTAG
- a CDS encoding FdhF/YdeP family oxidoreductase has product MTRQHPSASEPDETDLEVTKPKDWAAGVPGVYHSMKPALEQLGVIRTGKTMLALNQKDGFDCPSCAWPDPTHRKTFEFCENGAKAVTWEATPVTIDSDFWAEYSLDDLLEKSEYWLGMQGRLTEPVYKPAGENHYRPISWNDAFSALATKLNALTSPNEAAFYTSGRASNEAAFAYQLFVRAFGTNNLPDCSNMCHESTGWAMGQTLGIGKATISYDDFAQADLIIIMGQNPGTNHPRMLTALEEAKDAGAEIVAVNPLPEAGLHRYKNPQTVKGIIGRGTPIADQHVQIRLGGDMALLQAVSKRVLAAEAQHPGTVLDHEFLATHCSGLEDLTKHLNLLDEQTVLEATGLEAHEIDELAERYLKADRVIVTWAMGLTQQKKAVSTIKEIINLLLLRGNIGKPGAGACPIRGHSNVQGDRTMGIWEQMPPAFMNALEREFGFDPPREHGADAVETINGLRDGEIKVFMALGGNLVAAISDTNAAEAAMRGAEMTVQVSTKLNRSHVVTGAEALILPTMGRTEIDMQASGPQFVSVEDTVCAVHPSWGKVDPVAPDLLSEVAIVSRLALAVLGDTVKVNWAGFEQNYDLIRDHISHVVDGCENYNQKIRQDGGFMLPNGPRDSRTFPTPIGKAILTVNVLERVDRPPGTLILQTLRSHDQFNTTIYGHNDRYRGIKNGRHVVFVNPDDLAELGLVDGQFVDVHGVFRDNIPRVLRKFRLVSYPTARGCAAAYYPEANVLVPLTHLAEGSNTPVSKAVIVRLDPVAADANSAPGAKVAAAHNHSGAALPG; this is encoded by the coding sequence ATGACTCGTCAGCATCCCTCGGCGTCAGAACCGGACGAGACCGACCTTGAAGTCACAAAACCGAAGGACTGGGCCGCGGGCGTGCCCGGGGTGTACCACTCCATGAAGCCGGCGCTGGAGCAGCTGGGCGTGATCCGGACCGGTAAGACGATGCTCGCCCTCAATCAGAAAGATGGCTTTGACTGCCCCAGTTGCGCTTGGCCAGACCCTACTCACCGGAAGACCTTCGAATTCTGCGAGAACGGTGCGAAAGCCGTCACTTGGGAAGCGACACCGGTCACCATCGACTCGGACTTCTGGGCAGAGTATTCCCTTGATGATCTGTTGGAGAAGTCGGAGTATTGGCTTGGAATGCAGGGTCGTCTTACCGAGCCGGTCTATAAGCCCGCCGGCGAGAACCATTATCGACCGATCAGCTGGAACGATGCGTTTTCGGCGCTGGCTACGAAGCTGAATGCGCTCACGTCTCCAAACGAGGCTGCCTTCTATACGAGCGGCCGCGCCTCGAATGAGGCGGCTTTCGCATACCAGCTTTTTGTGCGCGCTTTCGGCACGAACAACCTGCCTGACTGTTCTAACATGTGCCATGAGTCAACCGGATGGGCCATGGGTCAGACGCTGGGGATCGGCAAGGCCACGATCAGTTACGACGACTTTGCCCAGGCCGATCTGATCATCATTATGGGCCAGAATCCGGGAACGAACCATCCACGGATGCTGACGGCCTTGGAAGAGGCGAAGGATGCCGGCGCCGAGATCGTCGCCGTCAATCCCCTGCCGGAGGCCGGGCTGCACCGGTACAAAAACCCGCAGACGGTCAAGGGAATCATCGGACGCGGCACCCCCATCGCCGACCAGCACGTGCAGATCCGGCTGGGCGGCGACATGGCTCTGCTGCAGGCGGTCTCCAAACGGGTACTGGCCGCCGAGGCGCAGCATCCCGGAACGGTGCTGGACCACGAGTTTTTGGCGACGCACTGCTCGGGCCTAGAAGACCTCACCAAGCATCTGAACCTGCTCGATGAGCAGACCGTGCTCGAGGCCACGGGACTTGAGGCGCACGAGATCGACGAATTGGCCGAACGTTATCTTAAGGCCGATCGCGTGATCGTGACCTGGGCCATGGGCCTGACTCAGCAGAAGAAGGCTGTCTCGACCATCAAAGAGATCATCAATTTGCTCTTGTTGCGGGGAAACATCGGCAAACCCGGTGCGGGTGCCTGCCCGATTCGCGGGCACAGCAATGTGCAGGGTGACCGCACCATGGGCATTTGGGAACAAATGCCGCCGGCATTCATGAACGCCCTCGAGCGGGAGTTCGGGTTTGATCCGCCCCGAGAACACGGTGCGGATGCCGTTGAGACCATCAACGGGCTGCGTGACGGTGAGATCAAGGTGTTTATGGCCCTCGGTGGCAACCTGGTCGCGGCAATCAGCGACACGAACGCGGCCGAAGCCGCCATGCGGGGCGCCGAGATGACCGTGCAGGTGTCTACGAAACTTAACCGGTCTCATGTGGTCACCGGCGCTGAGGCACTCATCCTGCCCACGATGGGCCGCACCGAGATCGATATGCAGGCGTCGGGGCCGCAGTTTGTGTCGGTCGAGGACACCGTCTGCGCCGTGCATCCGTCGTGGGGGAAGGTCGATCCGGTGGCACCCGACCTCCTTTCGGAGGTGGCGATCGTCTCCCGGCTGGCGCTGGCTGTTCTCGGTGACACCGTGAAGGTCAATTGGGCCGGTTTTGAGCAGAACTATGACCTCATTCGCGACCACATCTCTCACGTGGTCGACGGGTGCGAAAACTACAACCAGAAGATCCGTCAGGACGGCGGATTCATGCTTCCCAACGGCCCGCGGGATTCGCGCACCTTTCCCACGCCGATTGGCAAGGCGATACTCACCGTCAACGTTCTCGAGCGCGTCGATCGCCCACCGGGCACCCTCATTTTGCAGACACTGCGCTCACACGACCAGTTCAACACAACGATCTATGGGCACAACGACCGGTATCGGGGCATCAAAAATGGCCGCCATGTGGTTTTTGTGAACCCCGACGACCTCGCCGAGCTGGGCCTTGTCGATGGCCAGTTCGTGGATGTGCACGGGGTGTTCCGCGACAACATTCCGCGGGTCTTACGGAAATTCCGTTTGGTGTCCTACCCCACCGCTCGTGGCTGTGCGGCGGCCTACTATCCGGAGGCGAACGTGCTAGTTCCTCTTACGCACCTCGCCGAGGGCAGCAATACCCCCGTGTCGAAGGCGGTGATCGTGCGACTCGATCCGGTGGCCGCGGATGCCAACAGCGCGCCTGGCGCGAAGGTAGCCGCTGCTCATAACCATTCGGGGGCGGCCTTGCCGGGCTGA